The sequence CGAAGGTCCTCGCGGACAGTTCCACGCGTTCGCCGGTGGCGTCGTCGTAGAAGGTGACCAGTGGGGCCGCGGGGTCGACCGAGGGAGTGCCACCTCGCAGGTAAGCGTGCAGCAGCTCGACGGGGGTGCGGGCATCGGCAGCGAAAGGCGAAGTCATGGTGCGCCCCAGCCTACGGCCTTCGGGTGGACGTCCGGGAGGGGTGGCGGAAGGGTCGCCGGGTGGCGTGGCGCCCCGGCGAGAATCCCGTGAACATCCGGGATATGCGCATCTCTCTCCGTGCCCTCCGCGGCCGCCCGCCCGTCGTCCTGCTCGCCGTCCTCGCGGCCGCCCTGACGCTCCCGTCGATCCCCGCCGGGGCCCGGGCCGGGGGTGGGGCACCGGCGGCCCGGACGGGGACGCCGGGTGCGGCGGGCGGCGGCTCCGTCACCTCGCTCCCGCTGACCGGGGGGCGGCTCCCGGCCGGGCGCACCGCGGGGCGGTTCGAGCTGCTCGGCGTCGGCTGGGACGGTCCGGCGCGCGCGCTCGCCGGGGGCAGCGTCAGGGTCCGCACCCGGGACGCGGTCACCGGCGGCTGGAGCGGCTGGCACGAGCTGGAGACCGACGGCGAGGACGGTCCGGACGCCGGGGCCGACGCCGCGTTCGGCACCGCCGCAGTAGCGGGCGGTACCCGGCGCGGCGCCACCGCCCCGCTGTGGACCGGCCCGAGCGACGGTGTCGCCGTCGAGGTGACGCCCGGTCCGGCCGGACCGCCGCCCGGACTGCGGGTGGAACTGGTCGACCCGGGGGAGGGCGTCCGCTCCGCGGGCCCGCGGAGCGCGGCCGCCGGACCGGCGGCCGGCGACCGCCGGAGCGGCCACCACCAGGCCCCGCGCCCGGAGATCGTCACCCGGGCCGGCTGGGGCGCGGACGAGTCGATCCGCGAGCCCGACTTCGTGTACACCGGACCGGTCCGGACGGTCTTCGTCCACCACACCGCGACCGCCACCGAGTACGCGTGCTCCGACGCGCCCCGGCTGATCCGGGCGGTCTACCAGTACCACGTACAGAGCAACGGGTGGCGGGACATCGGCTACAACTTCCTGGTCGACCGCTGCGGCACCGTCTACGAGGGACGGGCCGGCGGCACCGACCTGCCGGTGCACGGCGCGCACACGCTGGGCTTCAACACCGACTCGGCCGGTGTCGCGGCGATCGGCACCTTCGTCACGGACGTCCCCCCGGAGCCCCTGCTGACCGGGCTGGCCCGGATCGCGGCCTGGAAGCTCGGCCTCACCGACCAGGACGCGGCCGGGAGCACCCGGATGGTGTCCGGCTCCGACGGCAGCCTCTACCCGGCGGGCACCGGAGTGGACCTCCGGACGATCTCCGGGCACCGCGACGCCTTCAACACCGAGTGCCCGGGCGACGCCCTCTACCCGAGGCTCCCCGACCTGCGCACCGCGGCGGCGGCGCTCCAGGGCCGCTGAGCCCCCGGCCGGGCCCGTCCTACGCCGGGCCCGTCCTACGCCGGGCCCGGCCCCCGCCCGATCAGCGCCCGCAGCTCGGCCGTCAGCGCCCGCGCGAGGTCCGGCCGCTCGTCGTACCGGGCCGGGGTGGCCTGCATCAGCGCGATCCGCCAGCCGGCGCCCGTGTCGGCCGCGATCACCGTGTGCACCGCGTTCAGCGCGGGATCGAGGTCCTCCGCGTCGTCCGGCACCAGGCCGGCCACCGCGTCCAGCTGAGCCACCCGGGACCCCAGCGCCCGCACCCGTCGGACCTTGGCGACGTACTCGGGCGTCGGGCGGCCGGTGAAGACCAGTCCGAGTCCGGCGGCCATCACCGACCGGCCGACGTGCCGGGTCCCGTCGAAGCCGATCAGCTCGCCGTCCACCGCGAACGGCCCGGCGAAGGCCGCGCCGTCCCGCAGGTTCCACCCCTCCAGCACCCGGTGGTAGAGGGACCGCACGGCACTCTCGTCACCGGCGGACAGCTCCGGCACCCGCGTATCGTTCATATCCCCATGGTCGGCGGACGGCGCAGGAGGTGCACGGCGGTGAGCGGGACGTCGACGGGCGGGTACGCGCCCGGAGCCGCCGGGCCCGATGCCGGAACCGTTCGCCGCTGGCGGCCCGGCTTCCCGCTGGACGTGGCCCGCACCCTGCTGCCGCTGCGCCGCGGCCCGGCCGACCCGTCCTACCGGAGGACCGGCGACGGCGCCCTCTGGCGGGCCTCCCGCACCCCGGGCGGCGTCGGCACCCTGCGGGTGCTGGCCCGCCCGTCCGAGGGCGTGGTCGAGGCGACCGCCTGGGGGCCCGGCGCGCAGTGGCTGCTGGACGGGCTGCCCGGCCTGCTCGGCGCCGGGGACGACCCGGCGGGCCTGGTCCTGCCGGCCGGCCCGCTGCGCGAGGCGCAACGCGGCGCGGCGGGGGTGCGGCTGACCAGGACCGGTCTGGTCCTGGAGTCCCTGGTGCCGGCGATCCTGGAGCAGAAGGTCACCACGGGCGAGGCCTACCGGGCCTGGTACACCCTGCTGCGGGCCTTCGGCACCCCGGCCCCCGGCCCGGTCGAGGGCCTGTGGGCGGCGCCCTCGGCCCGGGACTGGACCCTGGTGCCGAGCTGGGAGTGGCACCGCGCGGGCGTCGACCCGAAGCGCTCCGCGACGGTGCAGCGCGCCGTCCGGCTGGCCCCCCGGCTGGAGGAGGCCTCCGCGATGGGGCACGAGGAGTCCTTCGCCCGCCTGACCGCCGTCCCGGGCGTCGGTGTCTGGACGGCCGCGGAGACCCTGCAGCGCAGCAACGGGGACGCGGACGCGGTGTCGGTCGGGGACTTCCACCTGCCCAACACGGTCGGCTGGGCCCTGGCCGGCCGGGTCCGCAGCGACGACGCCGAGATGCTGGCCCTGCTGGAGCCCTACCGTCCGCACCGCCACCGGCTGTGCCGGATCCTGCTGTCCACCGGCACCCACGCCCCCCGCTTCGGCCCCCGCCTCACCCCCAACGACCATCGCCGCCGCTGAAACCGCCCGTTCGGGTGAACTGTGCGTTCATCGGCTTCCACCGTGCGACACGGGCGGCAGGCTGGCCGCAATCGACGCGGCGGACGAACTGGCCGCCCGGGAGGCGGAACTCCACCGCGACGACCCGACCGTCGGCACGGCGGAGCTGTTGGCCGACCTGTTCGACGCGCCCCCGGACGCGGCCGGGAGTGCTTCCGCCCCGACCCCTACCGCACCTCGATGAAGGCGTCCGCCGTGCGCTCCGGACGACTGCGCGGGGCTTCGGCGGGGCGGCCGACGGCGACGGCGCCCATCGGGTCCCAGTGCTCCGGGAGGTCGAGCACCTCGCGCACGGTGTCGCGGCAGAACATCGTCGAGGAGACCCAGGCCGAGCCGTAGCCCTCGCCGGCCAGGGTGACCAGCAGGTTCTGCACGGCGGCGCCGACGGCGACGGTGAACATCTCGCGCTCGGCCGCGGCCCGGCGCTCGTCCGGGTAGTCGTGCGAGCCGTCCATCACCAGGCACGGGACGACCAGGTAGGGGGCGGCGCGCAGGACGTCGCCGCGGGCGGTGCGGCGGGCGATCTTCTCCTCGTCCCAGCCGTCGAGCCCGGCGAGGTCGCTCCGCCAGGCGGCGAGCATCGCGTCCAGCAGCCGGGTCCGCACCTCGGGGGTCTCCAGCAGCACGAACCGCCACGGGGTGGTGTGGTGCGGCGCGGGCGCGGTGGCCGCGGCGGCGACCGCGCGCCGGACGGCGCCCGGGTCGACCGGTTCGGCGGTGAACGCGCGGACGGTGCGCCGCTGGGTGACGGCCTGCCGGATCGCCTCGGAGGTGCCGAGCCTGAACATGTCGTCGGCCGCGGGCCTGAGCAGCGGCCGCACGCCCTCGCCGTCCTCGGCGGTGACCAGGTGGCCGAGGCCGCGGACCACGGCGACCGGGGTGCCGGTGGCCTTGCCCTTCACCAGGTCGGCGGCGCCGGCCAGCTCGTCGGCGGTGGCGGTGACGGTCTGGAACAGCTCGTTGCCGTGCGAGTCGGAACGCCCCCGGTGGTCGTCCAGGACGGCCAGGCCGGCGGCGCCGATGGCGACGTCGGTGAGGCCGTTGCGCCAGGGCCGGCCGAAGGTGTCGGTGAGGAGGACGGCGAGCCGGAGCCCGGTGAGCTGCTGGAGCCGGGCGCGCAGTGCGCGGGCGGAGGCGTCCGGGTCCTCGGGCAGCAGCAGGACGGTGCCGGACGCGGTGTTCGAGGCGTCCACCCCGGCGGCGGCCATGACCAGGCCGTTGCGGTTCTCGACGATCCGGATCGGGCCGCGCCGGGCGACCAGCCGGACGGTCTCGGCGTCGATCGCGGCCTCCCGGTCGGCGGCGTGCAGCAGCCGCCCCTCGGCCTTGCTGACCACCTTGGAGGTGACCAGCAGGATGTCGCCGTCCTCGTAGTCGGCGGCCTTGGCGATCAGCCCGGCGAGGTCGCTGTCGGCGTCGATCTCGGGCAGTCCGGGGACCGGGAGGATCCGCAGGCTCACCGGCGCACCTGCTCGGCGAGCGCCAGCGCGGCCCGGGCCATCGCGGCGGTGGCGGCGACGTCGGTCATCAGCAGCGGCACCGCGCGGCAGGCGATCCCGCCCGCCTCGACGGCGGCGACGGCGGCCTCGTCGACGGTGTCCACCAGCCAGCCGTCCAGCAGGTCGGAGCCGTAGTTCAGCGCGACGGCCTCGGCGGTGGCCTCGACGCCGACGGCGGCGAGCACCTTGTCGGCCATGCCCCGCACGGGCGCGCCGCCGATGATCGGGGAGAGCCCGACGACCGGGGCGGAGGCGGCGGCGACGGCCTCCCGGATCCCCGGCACGGCGAGGATCGTGCCGATCGAGACCACCGGGTTGGACGGCGGGAAGAGGATGACGTCGGCCTCGGCGAGGGCCTCCAGCACGCCGGGCGCCGGCTTGGCGGTGTCGGCGCCGACCGGCACGATCGCCTCGGCGTCGACGGCGGCGTGCAGCTTGACCCAGTACTCCTGGAAGTGGATCGCCCGGGTGCCCTGCTCGTCGGTGATCCGGACGTGGGTCTCGACCCGGTCGTCGCTCATCGGCAGCAGCCGCACCCCGGGCTGCCAGCGCACGCAGAGCGCCTCGGTGACCTGGCTGAGGGTGTAGCCGGCGGTGAGCATCTGGCTGCGCACGAGGTGGGTGGCGAAGTCCCGGTCGCCGAGCCCGAACCACTCGGGGCCGACGCCGTACTCCTTCATCTCGGCCTTGATGGACCAGGTCTCGTCGGTCCGGCCCCAGCCCTGCTCCTCGTGGATGCCCCCGCCGAGGGTGTACATGACGGTGTCGAGGTCGGGGCAGACCTTCAGTCCGAAGAGGTGGATGTCGTCACCGGTGTTGCCGATGACGGTGATCTCGTCCTCGGGCCCGATGGCCTCCCGGAGTCCGCGCAGGAAACGCGCTCCGCCGATCCCGCCTGCCAGTGCCACGATGCGCATGCGCCCATCCTGCCACGCGCCGACGGGTCGTCAGCCCGACCCTCGACAACCGCGCCCGGAGCCTCAGTGGGCCTCGGCGGACGTCTGCGGGTGCTGCTCGGGGACGGCGGTGGCCCCGTACTGGTTCATCTCGGTCAGGCCGGGGGTGTAGAGGTGGATCGAGACGGCGGGCTCCAGCGAGGCGTTGACCACCTCGTGCAGGTACCCGGGGGAGAACACCCTCTGCCCGCCGGGGCGCAGATCGCGCGATCCGGAGCCGCTGGGGGTCCCCCCGGCCGAAGGCTGGGGGAGAGTGAGGGAGCGCTCGACGAGCTCGCCGCGGACCACGGTCATCACGCCGGAGGAGGTGCCGTGGTCGTGGAAGCCGCTGCTCTGGCCGGGCAGCCAGCTGAGCAGCCAGACCTCGTAGCCGGGGCCGGTCTCCAGCCGGGCGTACCAGCGGGTGAGGGCGTCGTAGCGGACGAGCGGCTCCCAGCGGTCCCGGTCGGCGGCGATCTCGCGGACCAGCCGGGCGTACTCGGCGACGGTGGTGGGGTGGGCGGGCAGGTCGGTGCGGGCGAGGTGCGGGAAGGCCAGCGGGTCGCCGGCGATGGAGACGTCGCTGAGGCCGTCGGCCCACGGGTGGCCGCCGGGGTGGCCGCCGGGCCGGGCGGCGGGAGCGGGTGCGGCGGGCCGGGTGGTGGAGGCGGCGCGGAGGCCGTGGAGAGCGAGCTTGCTGCGGTCGCGGTTCCGCTTGCGGATGCGGATCATTCGCACGGGAGTCGTCCTCGGAGGGCTGGTTCGTCAGGGGAGTCAGCCGGGTCCGGGATGTCCTGGGGCGGGAATCGCGGGCGGCCTCTGTGCTTCCTGGGCGGCGCGCGGCGGGACGGCGGGCGCCTAGATACAGCGGCAGGAACAGAGGCGACAACAGGAGTTCACGGCAGGGCGGAGCGCGGAACCGCTCCGGGGGCCGATGAACTCTGACATAGGGAAAAGGACAACGCATCCGCAGGGGCGGTGTCAACTCGGAGAGAGCGGACATTCGGGTGAGATCGGCCATGAACTACCCGATGGAGTGATAAATCACCCTCTATGTTTCGATGGGAAGATCGCCGGGAAAGCAGGGCGATGACCGGCCTGTGGCGGTGACCGCGTGTCACCCGGCCCCCGGTCGCGAATGGTTCGTCGACCTTCGCGCGCAATCGGGCTAGAAGTCCGATGTGTCCGGTTATGTACACTATTTGTAACGGCTTGGTGCCAGGGAGTGAATCCCGGCCCCAATACCAGAGCTCGGCTTGACTGGGCCAGAGTGACGCAACTGTAATTTCACTCGTGTCGTCGGCCGCACGAGGCAACGGCAACCACGGGG comes from Streptomyces sp. TLI_053 and encodes:
- a CDS encoding N-acetylmuramoyl-L-alanine amidase → MRISLRALRGRPPVVLLAVLAAALTLPSIPAGARAGGGAPAARTGTPGAAGGGSVTSLPLTGGRLPAGRTAGRFELLGVGWDGPARALAGGSVRVRTRDAVTGGWSGWHELETDGEDGPDAGADAAFGTAAVAGGTRRGATAPLWTGPSDGVAVEVTPGPAGPPPGLRVELVDPGEGVRSAGPRSAAAGPAAGDRRSGHHQAPRPEIVTRAGWGADESIREPDFVYTGPVRTVFVHHTATATEYACSDAPRLIRAVYQYHVQSNGWRDIGYNFLVDRCGTVYEGRAGGTDLPVHGAHTLGFNTDSAGVAAIGTFVTDVPPEPLLTGLARIAAWKLGLTDQDAAGSTRMVSGSDGSLYPAGTGVDLRTISGHRDAFNTECPGDALYPRLPDLRTAAAALQGR
- a CDS encoding SgcJ/EcaC family oxidoreductase codes for the protein MNDTRVPELSAGDESAVRSLYHRVLEGWNLRDGAAFAGPFAVDGELIGFDGTRHVGRSVMAAGLGLVFTGRPTPEYVAKVRRVRALGSRVAQLDAVAGLVPDDAEDLDPALNAVHTVIAADTGAGWRIALMQATPARYDERPDLARALTAELRALIGRGPGPA
- a CDS encoding DNA-3-methyladenine glycosylase, which gives rise to MDVARTLLPLRRGPADPSYRRTGDGALWRASRTPGGVGTLRVLARPSEGVVEATAWGPGAQWLLDGLPGLLGAGDDPAGLVLPAGPLREAQRGAAGVRLTRTGLVLESLVPAILEQKVTTGEAYRAWYTLLRAFGTPAPGPVEGLWAAPSARDWTLVPSWEWHRAGVDPKRSATVQRAVRLAPRLEEASAMGHEESFARLTAVPGVGVWTAAETLQRSNGDADAVSVGDFHLPNTVGWALAGRVRSDDAEMLALLEPYRPHRHRLCRILLSTGTHAPRFGPRLTPNDHRRR
- a CDS encoding coenzyme F420-0:L-glutamate ligase; translation: MSLRILPVPGLPEIDADSDLAGLIAKAADYEDGDILLVTSKVVSKAEGRLLHAADREAAIDAETVRLVARRGPIRIVENRNGLVMAAAGVDASNTASGTVLLLPEDPDASARALRARLQQLTGLRLAVLLTDTFGRPWRNGLTDVAIGAAGLAVLDDHRGRSDSHGNELFQTVTATADELAGAADLVKGKATGTPVAVVRGLGHLVTAEDGEGVRPLLRPAADDMFRLGTSEAIRQAVTQRRTVRAFTAEPVDPGAVRRAVAAAATAPAPHHTTPWRFVLLETPEVRTRLLDAMLAAWRSDLAGLDGWDEEKIARRTARGDVLRAAPYLVVPCLVMDGSHDYPDERRAAAEREMFTVAVGAAVQNLLVTLAGEGYGSAWVSSTMFCRDTVREVLDLPEHWDPMGAVAVGRPAEAPRSRPERTADAFIEVR
- the cofD gene encoding 2-phospho-L-lactate transferase — protein: MRIVALAGGIGGARFLRGLREAIGPEDEITVIGNTGDDIHLFGLKVCPDLDTVMYTLGGGIHEEQGWGRTDETWSIKAEMKEYGVGPEWFGLGDRDFATHLVRSQMLTAGYTLSQVTEALCVRWQPGVRLLPMSDDRVETHVRITDEQGTRAIHFQEYWVKLHAAVDAEAIVPVGADTAKPAPGVLEALAEADVILFPPSNPVVSIGTILAVPGIREAVAAASAPVVGLSPIIGGAPVRGMADKVLAAVGVEATAEAVALNYGSDLLDGWLVDTVDEAAVAAVEAGGIACRAVPLLMTDVAATAAMARAALALAEQVRR
- a CDS encoding cysteine dioxygenase family protein, with translation MAGDPLAFPHLARTDLPAHPTTVAEYARLVREIAADRDRWEPLVRYDALTRWYARLETGPGYEVWLLSWLPGQSSGFHDHGTSSGVMTVVRGELVERSLTLPQPSAGGTPSGSGSRDLRPGGQRVFSPGYLHEVVNASLEPAVSIHLYTPGLTEMNQYGATAVPEQHPQTSAEAH